A single region of the Candidatus Binatia bacterium genome encodes:
- a CDS encoding TonB-dependent receptor produces MERLPWAAALLLLIPTLVLAQGETVAPSTYVEDSEEPVALGGEEYEADAAGAQAEAVEDTGSATGLSRRSADRVEEIVVSARKRAERLEDTPVSVTALSESTLREAGITRVDQIQELVPNMTFLQSFAGAAGVQIRLRGVGTSAPGPAFDPGVGFYVDGVFLSRAQGALIDVVDVQQIEVLRGPQGTLFGKNTVGGSVNLTTVKPGPDQEGFIMVRPGNLGAIDTRAMVNLPIGSGWLEDRLFTRLAFASAQNRGYNYNAFRDEYVSDRNSLSFLGSLRFLPIDDVTIDVSGTWSKDITQGRGGQCVNITEGGLTALVPGDYPAVCAETRPFESGANLDQLSNISNYGTWGTIRWAAGDLGPIEDIALKSLTSWRQQSIRTRTDLEGSRIAVVDVNQAGGSPTDGTPGSAQQIQQELQLNASTWDGRINLVSGLFTYWEKAEAGNTVFVHVTPTGTPTATNSAISTDNFTWALYGQGTADVTDWLSLTAGIRYTSDRKGVAQFNQDTFDPSLPGSGGSGEKTFQSWTPMGTIALLAPESWIDETPIDHLMTYFRYSRGFKGGGFNAAVQAASTVTPSPYDPETLDNFEVGFKTITFDRRVTMNVALFYGKYEDIQITAQRSLEDEEGNLTVQRLTLNAAKATTQGAEVEIQARPLPGLNLSGTLGYLDATYDNFPGALSDLNGQAIDRGGQGFNNAPSLQTFLSVQYSLPVSAGLDSSPWLEGWITPRLEWAYRDRYHVLGPEVSETVQPGYNLINARLSYDFLDDRAQVALWGKNLIDEGFIDDAFAVGAAFGSALRFYGLPRTYGAELSYRF; encoded by the coding sequence GTGGAACGATTACCCTGGGCCGCGGCCCTCCTCTTGCTCATCCCGACGCTGGTGTTGGCGCAGGGGGAGACTGTTGCCCCATCGACCTACGTGGAGGATTCCGAGGAACCCGTCGCGCTCGGCGGCGAGGAGTACGAAGCTGATGCTGCGGGCGCCCAGGCCGAGGCCGTCGAAGACACGGGGTCGGCGACCGGGCTTTCCCGCCGCAGTGCCGACCGCGTCGAAGAAATCGTCGTGAGCGCTCGGAAGCGAGCTGAGCGGCTGGAAGACACGCCGGTGTCAGTAACGGCGCTCAGCGAGAGCACGCTGCGTGAGGCCGGCATTACGCGCGTGGATCAGATTCAGGAGCTGGTCCCGAACATGACGTTCCTGCAGAGCTTCGCGGGCGCAGCCGGGGTGCAGATCCGATTGCGCGGTGTAGGCACGTCGGCGCCCGGGCCGGCGTTCGATCCGGGCGTCGGGTTCTATGTGGACGGCGTGTTCCTCTCGCGCGCGCAGGGCGCTCTGATCGACGTCGTGGACGTGCAGCAGATCGAAGTTCTCCGCGGCCCGCAGGGGACGCTGTTCGGAAAAAATACCGTCGGCGGTTCGGTCAACCTCACGACCGTGAAGCCCGGGCCCGACCAGGAGGGCTTCATCATGGTCCGCCCCGGGAACCTCGGCGCCATCGACACGCGCGCGATGGTCAACCTTCCGATCGGGAGCGGGTGGCTCGAGGACCGATTGTTCACGCGTCTCGCCTTCGCGAGTGCGCAGAACCGTGGATACAATTACAACGCGTTTCGCGACGAGTACGTCTCCGATCGCAACTCGCTCAGCTTTCTCGGAAGCCTGCGCTTTCTGCCGATCGACGACGTGACGATCGACGTGAGCGGTACCTGGTCGAAGGACATCACTCAGGGGCGTGGTGGTCAGTGCGTGAACATCACGGAGGGCGGTCTCACGGCGCTCGTTCCAGGTGACTACCCGGCCGTGTGTGCCGAGACGCGCCCGTTCGAGTCCGGCGCGAATCTGGACCAGCTGAGCAACATCTCGAACTACGGCACGTGGGGCACCATCCGATGGGCTGCCGGCGACCTGGGTCCGATCGAGGACATCGCTCTCAAGTCGCTCACCTCCTGGCGCCAGCAGTCGATCCGCACACGGACGGACCTCGAGGGGAGCCGTATTGCGGTCGTTGATGTGAACCAGGCGGGAGGGAGCCCGACGGACGGTACGCCCGGGAGCGCGCAGCAGATTCAACAAGAGCTCCAACTGAACGCGAGCACCTGGGACGGACGGATCAACTTAGTCAGCGGCCTATTCACTTATTGGGAGAAGGCCGAGGCCGGCAATACGGTGTTCGTGCACGTCACGCCGACGGGTACGCCGACCGCGACGAACAGTGCGATCTCCACCGACAACTTCACCTGGGCGTTGTACGGACAGGGCACCGCGGACGTGACTGACTGGCTGAGTCTGACGGCGGGCATTCGCTACACGTCCGATCGCAAGGGCGTAGCGCAGTTCAACCAGGATACGTTCGACCCGAGTCTTCCGGGCTCCGGCGGAAGCGGAGAGAAAACCTTTCAGTCCTGGACGCCGATGGGGACCATCGCGTTGCTCGCACCGGAGAGCTGGATCGACGAGACGCCGATCGATCACTTGATGACGTACTTCAGGTACTCGCGGGGCTTCAAAGGCGGCGGATTCAACGCGGCGGTCCAGGCTGCGTCGACCGTGACACCCTCGCCGTACGATCCGGAGACGCTCGACAACTTCGAGGTCGGGTTCAAGACAATCACGTTCGACCGGCGTGTGACGATGAACGTCGCGCTCTTCTACGGAAAGTACGAGGACATCCAGATCACCGCGCAGCGAAGCCTGGAGGACGAAGAGGGGAATCTCACGGTACAGCGCCTGACCCTGAACGCCGCGAAGGCCACGACCCAGGGGGCCGAGGTCGAGATTCAGGCCCGGCCTCTGCCCGGCCTGAATCTCTCGGGGACGCTCGGATATCTCGACGCGACGTACGACAATTTCCCGGGCGCGCTCTCCGATCTGAACGGCCAGGCGATCGACCGTGGCGGTCAGGGCTTCAACAACGCGCCGAGCCTGCAGACCTTCCTGTCGGTCCAGTACTCTCTCCCCGTTTCCGCGGGCCTGGACAGCTCCCCATGGCTCGAAGGCTGGATCACGCCGCGGCTCGAGTGGGCCTACCGCGACCGCTACCACGTGCTCGGCCCCGAAGTCTCCGAGACGGTGCAGCCGGGCTACAACCTCATCAACGCACGCCTCTCCTACGACTTCCTGGACGACCGCGCGCAGGTTGCCCTCTGGGGCAAGAACCTGATCGACGAGGGCTTCATCGACGACGCCTTCGCCGTCGGCGCCGCCTTCGGCTCCGCCCTGCGCTTCTATGGCCTCCCCCGAACCTACGGGGCCGAATTGAGCTATCGCTTCTAA
- a CDS encoding PKD domain-containing protein, with translation MTEIQNRNRTYGGLAAAVCLLAAACSSPADEAAKPADSAPGAQAPAAESDATPPKATVEVITSELFVDIEAEPDEGPPPLTVQLTATVEDNTGAVECEWDFGDGSPKGSGLNPTHVFSTVEDYEVIARCKDSTGVAGEGEVDVFVEEAD, from the coding sequence GTGACGGAGATTCAGAATCGAAACCGAACGTACGGGGGCCTCGCGGCCGCTGTGTGCCTCCTTGCTGCCGCCTGCAGCTCGCCCGCAGACGAGGCGGCCAAGCCGGCCGATTCCGCCCCGGGCGCTCAAGCGCCCGCCGCCGAATCGGATGCGACGCCGCCGAAAGCCACGGTAGAGGTGATCACGAGTGAGCTGTTCGTCGACATCGAGGCCGAGCCGGATGAGGGTCCGCCGCCTCTCACGGTCCAGCTGACCGCGACGGTTGAAGACAACACGGGTGCGGTCGAGTGCGAATGGGATTTCGGCGACGGCTCGCCTAAGGGAAGCGGCCTGAACCCCACGCACGTCTTCTCGACGGTTGAAGACTACGAAGTGATCGCGCGCTGTAAGGACTCGACCGGTGTCGCAGGCGAGGGCGAAGTCGACGTCTTCGTGGAAGAGGCCGACTGA
- a CDS encoding CAP domain-containing protein encodes MRRFLGVGMLLLWTLLAPVAPSSAAPRCGGVPGDADELAAAWLGLEANCGCAPGPAEAWKPGFKTFVSCTRSYALQAVLNESIRSKCRSRLIAGAKKSTCARPAEWMTCCFTNTKNKTSCKLKKAAEQCATTFTKFAEAGSTETCLDACDDAAGPLCWEDSECNDGDVCTTDWCEPSDGCHNVEIAGCVPAGGGGGGTSCTGTGDPTHGLSANELVLFQLLNDYRASNGKPPVTVCSSLSRASQDHANDMRGRRYFSHLGANGSEFWERTCDAGYTHGCGPITWMGEIIAGYDSTPAGAIGQWIGSPGHASIMADAAHVVVGIGHACGGQLSNYWVMDFAAANEPSCG; translated from the coding sequence ATGCGGCGATTCTTGGGGGTGGGGATGTTGTTGCTGTGGACGCTGCTGGCGCCGGTGGCTCCTTCTTCGGCCGCTCCGCGCTGCGGCGGCGTTCCGGGCGATGCCGACGAGTTGGCAGCGGCGTGGCTCGGCCTCGAAGCAAATTGCGGATGCGCCCCCGGCCCTGCCGAGGCGTGGAAGCCCGGTTTCAAGACCTTCGTCAGCTGCACCCGTTCCTACGCACTCCAGGCTGTGCTCAACGAGTCGATCCGCTCGAAGTGCCGCAGCAGGTTGATCGCGGGTGCCAAGAAGTCGACCTGCGCCCGTCCGGCCGAGTGGATGACATGCTGCTTCACGAACACGAAGAACAAGACGTCCTGCAAGCTCAAGAAGGCGGCGGAGCAGTGCGCCACGACATTCACGAAGTTCGCCGAGGCCGGCTCGACGGAAACCTGCCTGGACGCCTGCGACGACGCGGCGGGACCACTGTGCTGGGAAGACAGCGAGTGCAACGACGGCGACGTCTGTACGACCGACTGGTGTGAGCCCTCCGACGGCTGCCACAACGTGGAGATTGCCGGCTGCGTTCCCGCCGGGGGCGGTGGTGGAGGCACATCCTGCACCGGAACCGGCGATCCGACGCACGGCCTCTCCGCGAACGAATTGGTGCTCTTCCAACTCCTGAACGACTACCGTGCATCGAACGGCAAACCGCCGGTCACGGTGTGCTCGTCGCTGAGCCGCGCCTCTCAGGACCACGCCAACGACATGCGCGGCCGACGCTACTTCTCCCACCTCGGTGCGAACGGATCGGAGTTCTGGGAACGCACGTGCGACGCAGGTTACACCCACGGCTGCGGTCCCATCACGTGGATGGGGGAGATCATCGCCGGCTACGACTCCACTCCGGCCGGCGCCATCGGCCAATGGATCGGCTCCCCCGGCCACGCCTCCATCATGGCCGACGCGGCGCACGTCGTCGTCGGCATCGGACACGCGTGTGGCGGGCAGCTGAGCAACTACTGGGTCATGGACTTCGCCGCGGCGAACGAACCCAGCTGCGGCTGA
- a CDS encoding aminoglycoside phosphotransferase family protein has translation MTTRDSAEIKERPLTPGALTTALTGAFPGVEVAEVRVLERSTGTNSNARIGLTYRHREGAPETLFVKLPSTGATQRELVRKSGMSERELGFYRDVARDVSLRVPGVYGTEFDRETGDFAMLLEDVVTTGCRFLSPAEKISFETARGAVEDLADLHLTHRTNDALRERTRWVGPQIRLREYGAGMLGLALEHCRAGLTDEFARIAQFYIDHHDAVQDEWDKGAWSIVHGDCHWGNLFLDGERIGFFDWGCMAYMPGMRDVGYFLCMGLSVDDRRRYERDLIQVYLDRIAAGGGPPMGMDEAWEMHRLHAAYAVPASAPASIYGLLKDKVEFDPEFVAEFLVRSSAAIADLDAYDALSTRVLSAPEGP, from the coding sequence ATGACGACCAGAGATTCCGCCGAGATTAAAGAACGTCCCCTCACTCCGGGGGCCTTGACGACTGCGCTTACCGGGGCGTTTCCGGGGGTGGAGGTCGCGGAGGTGCGGGTTCTCGAGCGGTCGACGGGGACGAACAGCAATGCGCGCATTGGTCTGACCTATCGCCATCGGGAAGGTGCTCCGGAGACTCTCTTCGTGAAGCTTCCCTCGACGGGGGCCACGCAGCGGGAGCTCGTGCGGAAGAGTGGGATGTCCGAACGGGAACTCGGTTTCTATCGGGACGTCGCGCGGGACGTGTCGCTTCGCGTCCCGGGGGTTTACGGGACGGAGTTCGACCGCGAGACCGGCGACTTCGCGATGCTGCTCGAGGACGTGGTCACCACCGGTTGTCGGTTCTTGTCCCCAGCGGAGAAGATCTCGTTTGAGACCGCGCGCGGCGCCGTGGAAGATCTCGCGGATCTACATCTCACGCATCGGACGAACGATGCGCTTCGCGAGCGGACCCGGTGGGTCGGTCCCCAGATCCGGCTGCGCGAGTATGGCGCGGGGATGCTCGGCCTGGCCCTCGAGCATTGCCGGGCGGGTCTCACCGATGAGTTCGCGCGGATTGCGCAGTTCTACATCGATCATCACGACGCGGTGCAGGACGAGTGGGACAAGGGCGCCTGGTCGATCGTTCACGGGGACTGTCATTGGGGGAACTTGTTCCTCGACGGCGAGCGGATCGGGTTCTTCGACTGGGGCTGCATGGCCTACATGCCGGGCATGCGCGACGTTGGCTATTTCTTGTGCATGGGTCTCTCCGTCGACGACCGGCGGCGGTATGAGCGCGACCTGATCCAGGTCTATCTCGACCGGATTGCCGCCGGCGGCGGACCGCCGATGGGGATGGACGAAGCCTGGGAGATGCATCGCCTACACGCGGCCTACGCGGTGCCCGCGTCCGCACCCGCCTCGATCTACGGGCTCCTGAAGGACAAGGTCGAATTCGATCCGGAGTTCGTCGCCGAATTCCTGGTCCGCTCGAGCGCCGCGATCGCTGATCTGGACGCGTACGATGCCCTTTCGACCCGGGTGCTCTCCGCGCCTGAGGGGCCGTAA
- a CDS encoding redoxin domain-containing protein, producing the protein MSESRVHELDWQHEKDVGAPKVGDVAPDFELQDPEGETAVRLSDFRDKRPVVLVFGSYTUPPFSSGAGRLTELYEKYNDEVEFIVVYVKEAHPTDKWWLGRSRTQRVLHGLSGNPARLDVKDPVNLEQRRKVAASCQANLFDGVVPLYVDTIADEVSATYAGKPTRIYLIGKDGRVVYNPGIGPFGFNPDHLGNEIEQYLSAG; encoded by the coding sequence ATGTCCGAGTCGCGTGTGCACGAACTCGACTGGCAGCACGAGAAGGACGTGGGCGCGCCCAAGGTCGGCGACGTCGCACCCGATTTCGAACTGCAGGACCCGGAGGGAGAGACCGCTGTGCGTCTCTCCGACTTCCGCGACAAGAGGCCGGTGGTCCTCGTCTTCGGGAGCTATACTTGACCTCCCTTCAGTAGTGGGGCCGGGCGTCTCACCGAACTTTACGAGAAGTACAACGACGAGGTCGAGTTCATCGTCGTGTACGTGAAGGAAGCGCATCCGACCGACAAGTGGTGGCTCGGACGGTCGCGCACGCAGCGCGTCCTTCATGGGTTGTCCGGCAACCCGGCTCGGTTGGATGTGAAGGACCCGGTCAACCTCGAGCAGCGCCGCAAGGTCGCCGCGAGCTGTCAGGCAAATCTCTTCGACGGTGTCGTGCCGCTGTACGTCGACACGATCGCCGATGAGGTGAGTGCGACCTATGCGGGGAAGCCGACGCGGATCTACCTGATCGGGAAGGATGGCCGCGTAGTCTACAACCCGGGAATCGGTCCGTTCGGCTTCAACCCGGACCACCTGGGCAACGAGATCGAGCAGTACCTCTCCGCCGGCTGA
- a CDS encoding CoA transferase — MKISLDEGDAATGPLAGVRVLDLSGVVSGPLCGQVLGDLGADVIKVEAPTGDATRRLGMPDESGFTGWYLNFNRNKRGIGVNLKTEGGVEVVRRMAKEVDVVLENFRPGVADRLGVGYDALVADHPGLIYVAISGFGPDGPYRDRPAYDSVIQGYAGFMPTQGGDGEPTLVRSIAADKVSGMTATYAILAALYAREKNGGRGQRIDIPMLDSWIAYILPDIFLDRAYADRPEPGPAPNIHRTWATKDGHVVMMLIEDHQFHAMCRVLDREDLITDPRCVTIIDRFMNAETLFPEIEGEIAKWTTHELVDRANEFGAPLAPANGIPEMMADPQAIHSKIVVEVDHESAGRFRYLRSPARFSDTPTAFRAHPPKLGEHNEQVLREIGYSAEEIAALREAGAIT; from the coding sequence ATGAAGATCTCCCTCGACGAAGGTGATGCTGCGACCGGTCCGCTTGCCGGCGTGCGCGTTCTCGATCTGTCCGGTGTGGTCTCCGGTCCTCTTTGTGGACAGGTACTCGGCGATCTCGGCGCGGACGTCATCAAGGTCGAGGCGCCGACCGGAGACGCCACGCGGCGGCTCGGGATGCCCGACGAGTCCGGCTTCACGGGCTGGTACCTGAACTTCAATCGCAACAAGCGAGGCATTGGGGTCAATCTTAAAACCGAAGGCGGTGTCGAAGTCGTCCGCCGGATGGCGAAGGAGGTCGACGTCGTCCTGGAGAACTTCCGGCCCGGTGTCGCCGATCGGTTGGGTGTGGGGTACGACGCGCTGGTCGCGGACCATCCGGGCCTCATCTACGTCGCTATCAGCGGCTTCGGCCCCGACGGCCCCTACCGGGATCGCCCAGCCTACGACTCGGTAATCCAGGGGTACGCGGGCTTCATGCCGACCCAGGGTGGGGACGGGGAGCCGACGCTGGTTCGTTCCATCGCGGCCGACAAGGTGAGCGGCATGACGGCGACCTACGCGATCCTCGCGGCCCTGTACGCGCGCGAGAAGAACGGCGGGCGGGGGCAGCGCATCGACATCCCCATGCTGGACAGTTGGATCGCCTACATCCTCCCCGACATCTTCCTCGATCGCGCCTACGCGGATCGGCCCGAGCCGGGGCCGGCTCCGAACATCCACCGCACCTGGGCGACGAAGGACGGCCACGTCGTGATGATGCTCATTGAGGATCACCAGTTTCACGCGATGTGCCGGGTGCTCGATCGGGAGGACCTCATCACCGACCCACGCTGCGTCACGATCATCGACCGCTTCATGAACGCGGAGACCCTCTTCCCGGAGATCGAGGGCGAGATCGCGAAGTGGACTACGCACGAACTGGTCGATCGAGCGAATGAGTTCGGTGCACCGCTCGCACCGGCGAACGGGATTCCCGAGATGATGGCGGATCCGCAGGCGATCCATTCGAAGATCGTCGTGGAGGTCGATCACGAGAGTGCCGGTCGATTTCGGTACCTGCGGAGCCCGGCGCGCTTCTCGGACACGCCGACCGCGTTTCGCGCGCATCCGCCGAAGCTCGGTGAGCACAACGAGCAGGTTCTACGCGAGATCGGCTACTCGGCGGAGGAGATCGCGGCGCTTCGCGAGGCGGGTGCCATTACCTGA
- a CDS encoding NAD(P)/FAD-dependent oxidoreductase, with the protein MTATDGPFDAVVVGAGPNGLAAAVELARAGASVVVLEGTAAIGGGTRTEESTLPGFLHDVCSGAHPMGILSPFFRQLPLHEHGLEWVQPTASVAHPLDDRPAVMLWRSMERTCEGLGRDGAAYRRLLEPFLRDPHSLLSDGMGPLRFPKRPVQFARFGLTGVWPATWLARTVFREEAARALFAGCAAHSILSLDHFLTSAMGLMFAIAGHVEEWPVARGGSIGVGKALVSYLESLGGIVRTSAMVRSPADLPTARVYLFDTDPRQMAHIVGAALPERYTRRLSRFYYGPGVFKVDWALGGPIPWRDPNCLEASTVHVTGTLAETAQSEAAMWRGREPERPFLIVIQQSQFDRTRAPEGKHTGYAYCHVPAGSTFDMTERIEAQIERFAPGFRDQILARHKTNTEDLERSNPNYVGGAITGGAADITQFFTRPIVRLDPYATPHPRVYLCSASTPPGGGVHGMCGYHAARSALRRLPTLEPARLC; encoded by the coding sequence ATGACTGCGACCGACGGCCCGTTCGATGCGGTGGTTGTCGGTGCGGGGCCCAACGGACTCGCGGCGGCGGTAGAACTCGCGCGCGCCGGCGCCTCGGTGGTCGTTCTGGAGGGCACTGCTGCGATTGGTGGTGGCACCCGAACGGAGGAGTCGACGCTGCCGGGCTTCCTGCATGACGTTTGTTCCGGTGCCCACCCGATGGGGATCCTCTCGCCGTTCTTCCGTCAGTTGCCTCTGCACGAGCACGGCCTCGAGTGGGTTCAACCTACCGCCTCGGTTGCACACCCGCTCGATGATCGCCCCGCGGTGATGTTGTGGCGCTCGATGGAGCGCACCTGCGAAGGCCTCGGGCGCGACGGCGCCGCGTATCGTCGCCTCCTTGAGCCGTTTCTGCGCGATCCGCACTCGCTGCTCAGTGACGGCATGGGTCCGCTCCGGTTTCCGAAGCGCCCGGTTCAGTTCGCTCGCTTCGGGCTGACGGGTGTCTGGCCCGCGACGTGGCTCGCGAGGACTGTCTTTCGTGAGGAGGCGGCGCGCGCGCTGTTCGCGGGATGCGCGGCCCACTCGATCCTCTCGCTGGATCATTTTCTGACGTCGGCGATGGGCCTGATGTTCGCGATCGCGGGGCACGTCGAGGAGTGGCCCGTGGCGCGGGGCGGTTCGATCGGGGTTGGGAAGGCTCTCGTGAGCTATCTCGAATCGCTCGGCGGGATCGTTCGCACGAGCGCGATGGTCCGCTCGCCTGCGGACCTGCCGACGGCGCGCGTCTATCTCTTCGATACCGACCCGCGCCAGATGGCCCACATCGTTGGTGCTGCCCTGCCCGAACGCTACACGCGCCGTCTCAGCCGATTCTACTACGGCCCGGGTGTGTTCAAGGTCGACTGGGCTCTCGGTGGACCCATCCCGTGGCGAGATCCGAACTGCCTGGAGGCGTCGACCGTGCACGTTACGGGCACGCTCGCGGAGACCGCGCAGAGCGAAGCCGCCATGTGGCGCGGACGCGAGCCCGAGCGGCCATTCCTGATCGTCATTCAGCAGAGCCAGTTCGACCGGACGCGGGCGCCCGAGGGCAAGCACACGGGCTACGCTTACTGCCACGTTCCAGCGGGCTCGACCTTCGACATGACCGAGCGCATCGAAGCGCAGATCGAACGGTTCGCCCCGGGGTTCCGGGACCAGATCCTCGCGCGTCATAAGACGAATACTGAAGACCTTGAGCGGAGCAACCCGAACTACGTGGGCGGCGCGATCACCGGCGGAGCCGCGGACATCACGCAGTTCTTCACACGGCCGATTGTCCGGCTGGATCCGTATGCGACGCCCCACCCACGGGTGTATCTGTGCTCGGCGTCGACGCCGCCGGGAGGCGGTGTGCACGGCATGTGCGGGTATCATGCGGCGCGGAGCGCCCTCCGGCGCCTGCCGACCCTCGAGCCCGCTCGACTTTGTTGA
- a CDS encoding glutathione peroxidase translates to MASMHDFEMNSITGENVSLSDYKGKVCLIVNLASAUGLTPQYAGLRTLSEKYGPKGFTVLGFPCNQFGAQEPGTDAEILEFATSKYDVNFPMFSKIEVNGDGACDLYNFLKAGKADEEGKADIAWNFTKFLVDGNGQVVDRFGPVTTPEEIEEKLGAYL, encoded by the coding sequence ATGGCATCCATGCATGACTTCGAAATGAACTCGATCACCGGCGAGAACGTGAGCCTGTCCGACTACAAGGGCAAGGTTTGCTTGATCGTCAACCTCGCTAGCGCTTGAGGCCTCACGCCCCAGTACGCAGGTCTGCGTACTCTAAGTGAAAAGTACGGCCCCAAGGGTTTCACGGTTCTGGGTTTTCCCTGCAACCAGTTCGGCGCTCAGGAGCCCGGCACCGACGCCGAGATTCTCGAGTTCGCGACGTCCAAGTACGACGTCAACTTCCCCATGTTCTCCAAGATTGAGGTGAATGGCGACGGCGCCTGCGACCTCTACAACTTCTTGAAGGCCGGCAAGGCCGACGAAGAAGGCAAGGCGGACATCGCGTGGAACTTCACCAAGTTCCTCGTCGACGGGAATGGGCAGGTCGTGGATCGATTCGGTCCCGTGACGACACCCGAGGAGATCGAGGAGAAGCTCGGCGCGTACCTCTGA
- a CDS encoding enoyl-CoA hydratase-related protein, giving the protein MLRGEGRVFTAGYGLVAAGRGGWESPYDAPGPQPREGAWNQVRDYQFMNKNVERFMKVWNCPLPVIGQVHGFAVCGATDMVLCCDQLFTADDAYIGYAPSRVFGTPTTMIWVYRLGLEHAKQFLLTGEAIGAETALRIGLVSRAYPAAEFAQRVEEYAQRFQHIPANQLALKKLLINQAFENMGLRPPQLFGTLFDCATRHTEEAYRWAESFKKKGFREVIYKRDAPWGDYGERPKKK; this is encoded by the coding sequence ATTCTGCGTGGCGAGGGCCGCGTCTTCACCGCCGGCTACGGCCTCGTCGCGGCGGGCAGGGGCGGATGGGAAAGCCCCTACGACGCCCCAGGCCCGCAGCCACGCGAGGGGGCCTGGAATCAGGTGCGCGACTACCAGTTCATGAACAAGAACGTCGAGCGATTCATGAAGGTCTGGAACTGCCCGCTGCCCGTGATCGGACAGGTGCACGGGTTCGCGGTCTGCGGAGCCACGGACATGGTCCTGTGTTGCGACCAGCTCTTCACGGCCGACGATGCCTACATCGGATACGCCCCCTCGCGCGTCTTCGGCACGCCGACTACGATGATCTGGGTCTACCGCCTGGGTCTCGAGCACGCGAAGCAGTTCCTTCTCACCGGAGAAGCAATCGGCGCGGAAACCGCCCTCCGAATCGGACTCGTCTCGCGCGCGTATCCCGCAGCCGAGTTCGCCCAGCGCGTCGAGGAGTACGCGCAACGCTTCCAACACATCCCGGCGAACCAGCTCGCCTTGAAAAAGCTGCTGATCAACCAGGCCTTCGAGAACATGGGACTGCGCCCGCCCCAGCTCTTCGGCACACTCTTCGACTGCGCCACCCGCCACACGGAAGAAGCCTACCGATGGGCGGAGTCGTTCAAGAAAAAGGGCTTTCGAGAAGTTATCTACAAACGCGACGCGCCGTGGGGCGACTACGGGGAGCGGCCCAAGAAGAAGTAG